A DNA window from Bdellovibrio sp. BCCA contains the following coding sequences:
- a CDS encoding VOC family protein, translated as MEVNEIHRGRLIDHIQLVVRDLEASKKFYFSVFEALQVPLGGQGEDYFWIDELFISSKESRASAGALTGRTHLAFQAKDENMVKAFYEAALKAGGKDNGAPGNRPYHPGYYAAFVIDPDGNNIEAVFHGPAKRSADSVKLTW; from the coding sequence ATGGAAGTAAACGAAATTCATCGTGGCCGTTTGATTGATCATATTCAACTTGTCGTACGTGACCTTGAAGCCAGTAAAAAATTTTATTTTTCTGTTTTTGAAGCTTTGCAAGTTCCTTTAGGCGGTCAAGGCGAAGATTATTTCTGGATTGACGAACTCTTTATTTCCTCCAAAGAAAGCCGAGCATCGGCAGGCGCTCTGACCGGCCGCACTCATTTGGCTTTTCAAGCCAAAGATGAAAATATGGTGAAGGCTTTTTATGAAGCTGCGTTAAAAGCCGGCGGAAAAGACAATGGCGCTCCTGGCAATCGACCTTATCATCCTGGCTACTATGCCGCTTTTGTGATTGATCCCGATGGCAACAATATTGAAGCTGTCTTTCACGGGCCTGCAAAACGCTCTGCCGACTCCGTAAAACTCACTTGGTAG
- a CDS encoding energy transducer TonB family protein — protein sequence MMKSPSFRMYVLLSIVFHILVVGTLLVVDRLSPEAPKKTETVSINFLSPEDLQKMAQVEELAKKKALLPANQIVEQNETSTNEEAPENARFLSAKNQKVQKQTVAKVHGQFQNVKKAAPEKTGPKGDGKHKNVVKEEESKKHIAKDLFKGFDASEALERQKVADKQAGLGEGRGNGDQNTGTGAETSQTNDYIKDVEAGLETVLNTREFKYYSYYNRIRRQLSQHWEGRVREKLSKLFKEGRAPAATNQDRITKLMIVLNDKGTLVRVQVLSDSGVRDLDDAAIEAFRAAAPFPNPPKGIIEGDGTVKIRWDFVLET from the coding sequence GACCGACTCTCTCCTGAAGCTCCGAAAAAGACTGAAACAGTGAGCATCAATTTTCTGAGCCCGGAAGACCTGCAAAAAATGGCGCAAGTGGAAGAGTTAGCTAAGAAAAAAGCACTTCTTCCTGCCAATCAAATCGTAGAACAAAACGAGACTTCAACCAACGAAGAGGCTCCGGAAAACGCACGCTTTTTGAGCGCCAAAAACCAAAAAGTGCAAAAGCAAACGGTCGCCAAAGTTCATGGCCAATTTCAAAACGTGAAGAAGGCAGCTCCAGAAAAAACTGGACCTAAAGGCGATGGCAAACATAAGAATGTCGTCAAAGAAGAAGAATCTAAAAAGCACATCGCCAAAGATCTTTTCAAAGGTTTTGATGCCAGCGAAGCGTTGGAAAGACAAAAAGTCGCCGACAAACAGGCCGGTCTAGGCGAAGGTCGAGGCAACGGTGATCAAAACACCGGTACGGGTGCCGAGACAAGCCAAACGAATGACTATATCAAAGACGTCGAAGCAGGCCTTGAAACGGTTTTGAACACGCGTGAATTTAAATATTATTCTTACTACAACCGCATTCGCCGCCAACTTTCTCAACACTGGGAAGGCCGCGTGCGCGAAAAACTTTCGAAGCTCTTTAAAGAAGGCCGCGCTCCTGCAGCAACAAATCAGGATCGCATCACGAAATTGATGATCGTATTAAATGACAAAGGCACTCTTGTGCGCGTGCAAGTCTTAAGTGACTCGGGCGTGCGCGATTTAGATGATGCCGCCATCGAAGCCTTCCGCGCAGCTGCTCCCTTCCCGAATCCTCCCAAAGGAATCATCGAGGGTGACGGCACTGTAAAAATCCGCTGGGATTTTGTTCTCGAAACTTAA